The DNA segment TCAATAGAAACTGGACAAACAGAAGCAGCTAAATCCTTAGGTTTAAATCCTTGGTTGACAATGCGTTTGGTAATTTTTCCCCAAGCCTTCCGGCGAATGTTACCACCTTTGGGTAATGAGTTTATCAGTTTGTTAAAAGATACGAGCTTAGTTGCTGTAATTGGATTTGAAGAGTTATTCCGCAAAGGGCAATTGATTGTTGCAGACAACTATCGTGCTTTTGAAATTTATGCGGCTGTCGCTATAGTTTATTTATGTTTAACACTTTTAGCTTCTCAAGTTCTGAGCCGTTTAGAAATGTGGATGAATCCGACCATGAAAGCTCAACAACGAAAAGCAAAAAGATAAAGATGGTGATAAAGTAATTCTGAGGAATTACTTAGGTGAGTTAACGAGGTAGTCTATATTGCACCTAAAAAACCAGCCTAAGATTACTAAGTGAAAGATAATATGTTGGGTGCGATCGCAGGTGACATCATTGGTTCAGTTTATGAGGGAAACAGTATCAAAACGAAAGATTTTCCCTTGTTTAGCAGGCAGAGTCGCTTCACTGATGATACGGTGCTAACTGTGGCGGTAGCAGATGTGATCCTCAACACTGATCAATTTCCTCCGAGCAGTAAATACATTGACCAATTTAAGTGGTACTATCGTCGCTACCTATATGCCGGCTATGGACGGAACTTTAGTAACTGGGCTAAATCTAACAGCACCCAACCATACAATAGTTTTGGTAATGGTGCAGCTATGCGCGTCAGTCCTATTGCCTTTGCCTTCCCAGATTTAAACACTGTCTTGCAACAAGCTAAAGGTAGTGCAGAAGTTACCCATAACCACCCAGAAGGGATAAAAGGCGCACAAGCTACAGCATCCGCCATCTTCCTCGCTAGGACAGGCTGGGATAAAGCAGAGATTAAATCCTACATTCAAAGTAACTTTGGTTACAACCTAGACCAAACTCTAGAACAAATCAGACCTGCCTACCAATATGATGCTACCTGTCCAGGTTCCGTTCCCCCAGCGATTATTGCCTTTTTAGAATCCTCGGACTTTGAAGATGCAATTCGCAATGCCGTTTCCCTTGGTGGTGATAGCGATACCATCGCCTGTATTACAGGTGCGATCGCTCAAGCATACTATGGAGGTGTACCCAGAGCGATCGCTGAACAAACCTTGTCTCATTTAAATGAGCATTTATGTACCACTACAGAAAAATTTATGTATAAATATTGTCTGTAGTCAACCCCTACCTTACAGGACACTACATCTTCAGGTTAAATAGGACTTGCTTTTCCGCCGTAGTCTGAAGGGTGAGGGAAATCTAATATTCCCTTTTAAATTCTCATAACAATTTGAATGCTTGTAACATCTGTGGGATGAGTAATGGGAAAAACAATTCTCTCTTAGCGATTACCCATTACCAACTAGAGCAAGCAGATGGAACACAATTAGCCAAACTTTATATAAGACTCCAGATAGAGAATTGTACCAGAAAAATTTTCCACCCTCAGAATGTAACAAATTGTTAATATTGTGTAATACTAGGAAATGCAAGATAAATAAATAATTTTTTGGTAACTGTTAATTTTGCCAAAAAGTGAGTAAAAACTTGATTTTTAACTTCAAACTAAACGAAGTTAAAAGTAAAATCATTACCTTTAATACTTGCAAAATTCCACTGGTAATTCATTAAAAGGTATAACGGGGTAAGAGCATGGTTCAGTGTCAACCATCATCTCTGCATTCAGAAAAACTGGTGTTATTGTCATCGACAATCAGAGATGATAAAAATATTAATAAGGGTATATTTATTGCCTGCTTTATCTTATTTTTATGGGCAATTAGTTTAATCTTATTACTCTCAATAGATACATCCATAATTCATAAGAGCTTATTAGGTATAGCCATGCTTTGGCAGACCTTCTTATATACAGGTTTATTTATTACTGCTCATGATGCCATGCACGGCGTAGTTTATCCCAAAAATCCCAGAATAAATAATTTTATAGGTAAGCTCACTCTAATCTTGTATGGACTACTCCCTTATAAAGATTTATTGAAAAAACATTGGTTACACCACGGACATCCTGGTACTGATTTAGACCCTGATTATTACAATGGTCATCCCCAAAACTTCTTTCTTTGGTATCTACATTTTATGAAGTCTTATTGGCGATGGACGCAAATTTTCGGATTAGTGATGATTTTTCATGGACTTAAAAATCTGGTGCATATACCAGAAAATAATTTAATTATATTTTGGATGATACCTTCTATTTTAAGTTCAGTACAACTATTTTATTTTGGTACATTTTTGCCTCATAAAAAGCTAGAAGGTGGTTATACTAACCCCCATTGTGCGCGCAGTATCCCATTACCTCTTTTTTGGTCTTTTGTTACTTGTTATCACTTCGGCTACCACAAGGAACATCACGAATACCCTCAACTTCCTTGGTGGAAATTACCTGAAGCTCACAAAATATCTTTATAAGGTGAAGATTGGATGATTGAAAAATTAGGTTACAGATACACTTGTGAGAAAAACTAAAATTTTCTCAGGCAATAAAATTAATTTCTGCTGGAATACGACTATGTAAATTATGCTGATGAGCGTCAGAAAACTTTTGGGAAGACATATACAAAATTTATTAGGGAAGGTGTTTCCCTAAAACTCCTTATGGTAGAGGATGGAAAAGAAGATCGGGAAAAATATAGTTAAAAATTGCCCATGTAGAAAAGGCAACTGATATGGATATAACAGCAAGAACTGGTGCCAGAGAGAGATATTCGAGGAAATATTTTTTCTCTTTATCTTGTGATTTATTCATATAATAAATATCAAATTAACACTTAAGATGGTACTGACTACTTTTTACTGAAAACTCTATCAAAAGAATAGTTAATACTATCAAAAGTAGGAAAATTGTATAAAAGACCTTGATTGATAAGATATGTTTTCCAGGGGCTTTTCAATTCTCATGAATCAAGAATTAAGTAGAGTTTGGATAAACTTGTATTATTATACACTCAGAAAACCCTACTTAGATTTACTTGATAAATTGTCTCTGACAAATCCACTAATTTTACTATCTACCAACATATCGGCTCATTAACTGCATAGCATCAGCGATATCTACATCACCGTCTCCATCTGCATCCAAGAAAGAATTTAAAACAGAATTTCCAGCACCTTGAGGATGTTGAGCGTTAGCGCCGGATTGCAAAAAATTCAATACTAAAGGTACTATGACTGGCAATAGTTGCTGAATTGTACCAGCATCTAAACCTGTGTGTTGGGATGCTACCTGTGCTACCTGTTGTTGTATGTTAGGAGAAAATAGAGAATTAACTGCCTGAGGATTAGAAGAGGTACCGGCATATTCATTAACTAATGCTTGGGTTGCTTCATTACCTTCTGTGGCTTGCTTTTGTTGTAAAGCGGAACGTACATAGTTACCTACTACACCCACGACAGATTGCATTGTCGAAGGATTTGTGCCAGTTTGATTACTTAGTTGATTGACAGTGTTAATGATGTTTCCCAGTTGACCTAAACTGCCTTGTTGATTGGGATTGCTAACAGCGCCGAGAATTTGGTCAAATAGCCCCATAATTGTTTTTCTCCCTTGTTTTTCATGCCATAAAGGCGAACGTGTTGTTGTTGTTATTATGAATAAATTAACTCCGCAATACTAGAAACTCAGGGATGAAAAATTTGTAATTCTTTTGGCGAGCCAGATTATGAATTATTTTGCAGAAATTAAGTAAATTGGGAATCTCTCGAACTTGCAGCCAATAAGTCTGAAATTTTCAGATTATTACCTTGTAGCTTGAGAGTTCCCAAAAAGTGAATTACTACTACTGCTAGTAAGCAAAATAACCCTTACTAGATACGCTGACTTCTAACTAAAGTAAGAACTTTTTTTAACTGTGGATTACTCGGCATTGAGGATTTTTGGTACTTTAAAAAATTCCCCTTCTTGTTCAGGCGCACTGCTGAGGATAGCTTCTCTGTCAGCATAAGGTTGCAGGTTATCTTCTCTGGTGATATTGCTGACATCAATTGCCCGCGCTGTAGGCGGTACATTACTCACATCTAGTTCATTGAGCTGCTCGACGTAATCTAAAATACTTCCAAGCTGAGTGGTAAATTGCTCTTCTTCTTCGGGGGTCAATTCTAAACGGGCAAGTAGAGCTACTTTGCGGACTTGTTCGCGGTCGATCATATTTTGTCAGTGGTCAGTGGTCAGTGGTCAAGAACTAATGACTAACGACTAAAAGAATACATCTATTTGCATCCGTCCAGTGGTTTTTAGCCAGTTTTGGGCTTCTATATAGTTATTTGGAGCCATGCGAATGGCACGAATCCAGTAGTCTGCGGCTTGGTCAAACAGCGCTTCACCACCGTCGTGATCTCCAGTTTCTTTGGCTTTTTCGCCTTGGTAATGGTAAATTACGGCGATGTTGTTTAAGGCTTGGGGTAGGCGGGGATTCAGTTCGATCGCCTGGTGATATAGTTCTAGAGCTTTATCATGGTCGCCGTTGCTAGCATAAATTAGCCCCATGTTGTAGAGAATATAACCGCGATCGTTGGTGTCTTCTTCTAGTGTGAGGGCTTCTTCGTAATATTCGAGTGCTTCGGCATATTCGCCTTCTGCTTGAGCTGACATCCCATCTCGGTAATAGACAAAGGCTTCTTTAGCTTTTTTATTAGTTGGCAGTATCTTGAGAATAATATCCGCCATCACAGTAAAGGATTTGTCAACAAAGTTATCGTTTTTTTGTGTTCTTGGCATATTTTTTTCTATGGTTGTACCGCTATGTGGGGGAACTTATGTCTGTGCTTCCCCTAATCCCGTACCTAAAGCTAATTTAACTGATTTGGGGAGCTATTCTGCTCTGGGATGGGGATAATACATTCTGGGTTGTTGTGTTTTGGACTATTGACTAAGGTACTCACTGGGTAGGCGGTCATTTGTGAGGCTGGATAGGGGGATAATAAGTGTTGTAATGCTTGGGGCTTTTGCTCTTGCGGATCTAACCACAAATCGTAATCTTGGGGAGCGAGGATGACTGGCATTCGGTCATGAATTGGTTGCAGTAGTTCGTTGGCTGCTGTTGTGACGATTGTACAAGAGGTAATTTCTTCACCAGCAGGTGTTCGCCATTTCTCCCATAATCCCGCAAAGCCAAAGGGTTGACTGTGTTGCAGGCGGAAATAAAAGGGTTGTTTTTTACCTTGCTGTTTTTGCCATTCAAAAAAACCATCAGCCACTACTAAACAGCGTCGCTGCTTAAATGC comes from the Nostoc sp. PCC 7120 = FACHB-418 genome and includes:
- a CDS encoding ADP-ribosylglycohydrolase family protein; its protein translation is MLGAIAGDIIGSVYEGNSIKTKDFPLFSRQSRFTDDTVLTVAVADVILNTDQFPPSSKYIDQFKWYYRRYLYAGYGRNFSNWAKSNSTQPYNSFGNGAAMRVSPIAFAFPDLNTVLQQAKGSAEVTHNHPEGIKGAQATASAIFLARTGWDKAEIKSYIQSNFGYNLDQTLEQIRPAYQYDATCPGSVPPAIIAFLESSDFEDAIRNAVSLGGDSDTIACITGAIAQAYYGGVPRAIAEQTLSHLNEHLCTTTEKFMYKYCL
- the crtW gene encoding beta-carotene ketolase CrtW; its protein translation is MVQCQPSSLHSEKLVLLSSTIRDDKNINKGIFIACFILFLWAISLILLLSIDTSIIHKSLLGIAMLWQTFLYTGLFITAHDAMHGVVYPKNPRINNFIGKLTLILYGLLPYKDLLKKHWLHHGHPGTDLDPDYYNGHPQNFFLWYLHFMKSYWRWTQIFGLVMIFHGLKNLVHIPENNLIIFWMIPSILSSVQLFYFGTFLPHKKLEGGYTNPHCARSIPLPLFWSFVTCYHFGYHKEHHEYPQLPWWKLPEAHKISL
- a CDS encoding PsaJ asl3190, yielding MNKSQDKEKKYFLEYLSLAPVLAVISISVAFSTWAIFNYIFPDLLFHPLP
- a CDS encoding DUF937 domain-containing protein translates to MGLFDQILGAVSNPNQQGSLGQLGNIINTVNQLSNQTGTNPSTMQSVVGVVGNYVRSALQQKQATEGNEATQALVNEYAGTSSNPQAVNSLFSPNIQQQVAQVASQHTGLDAGTIQQLLPVIVPLVLNFLQSGANAQHPQGAGNSVLNSFLDADGDGDVDIADAMQLMSRYVGR
- the gatC gene encoding Asp-tRNA(Asn)/Glu-tRNA(Gln) amidotransferase subunit GatC, producing the protein MIDREQVRKVALLARLELTPEEEEQFTTQLGSILDYVEQLNELDVSNVPPTARAIDVSNITREDNLQPYADREAILSSAPEQEGEFFKVPKILNAE
- a CDS encoding photosystem I assembly protein Ycf3, producing the protein MPRTQKNDNFVDKSFTVMADIILKILPTNKKAKEAFVYYRDGMSAQAEGEYAEALEYYEEALTLEEDTNDRGYILYNMGLIYASNGDHDKALELYHQAIELNPRLPQALNNIAVIYHYQGEKAKETGDHDGGEALFDQAADYWIRAIRMAPNNYIEAQNWLKTTGRMQIDVFF
- a CDS encoding SOS response-associated peptidase, whose translation is MCGRFTLTQSPEALAEFFHIQPLLDLEAQYNIAPTQTVVTVLHNPESNKREFQRLRWGLIPSWAKDPAIASKLINARAETLAEKPSFRSAFKQRRCLVVADGFFEWQKQQGKKQPFYFRLQHSQPFGFAGLWEKWRTPAGEEITSCTIVTTAANELLQPIHDRMPVILAPQDYDLWLDPQEQKPQALQHLLSPYPASQMTAYPVSTLVNSPKHNNPECIIPIPEQNSSPNQLN